A section of the Deltaproteobacteria bacterium genome encodes:
- a CDS encoding HigA family addiction module antidote protein: MIRLKRKPTSPGEILKEEYLHPLGLTQKELADHIECDVKVINRIVNSRTALTASLAIKLAAAFDTTPEFWLNAQKAMDVYQASKEMKKLPKTLLTKRHLVPIY, translated from the coding sequence ATGATTCGCCTGAAAAGAAAACCGACTTCACCGGGAGAAATACTGAAAGAGGAGTATCTTCATCCATTGGGTCTTACCCAAAAAGAATTGGCTGATCACATTGAGTGCGATGTCAAAGTCATCAATCGTATTGTTAATAGCAGAACAGCTTTAACGGCAAGTCTTGCCATCAAGCTGGCCGCCGCTTTTGATACCACTCCCGAATTTTGGTTGAATGCACAGAAGGCCATGGATGTGTACCAAGCCTCAAAAGAAATGAAAAAATTACCCAAAACACTTTTGACAAAAAGACATCTTGTACCGATTTATTGA
- a CDS encoding tetratricopeptide repeat protein yields the protein MDHGPWTTDQSSSRFWSLVPSPWSIVLFLLLISQISFAKTPQTDWEFYQKDGHRSSTWDALVEAGFSAFDSNNFNVALNFLERARALGCKDGLVMFKLANYKELQGDPQEAICLLKEAEPLLRNRYAKNPATQSLAEHLGGLYYQTGQYDLALPQYLEAIRFGGENFLRLYLVGQMYRMKKSPKEAIAYFEKAVKFDPPPTIPQIKILAQIELMKLYYDNKEEDKALQMVNLVLTQDPQNQTALSYQTNISARKTKAKEREILKNVIDHQ from the coding sequence ATGGACCATGGACCATGGACTACAGACCAATCCTCTTCCCGTTTTTGGTCCCTAGTCCCTAGTCCATGGTCCATAGTCCTATTTCTGCTTCTTATCAGTCAAATCTCTTTCGCCAAAACTCCTCAGACCGATTGGGAATTTTACCAAAAGGATGGACATCGTTCCTCTACTTGGGATGCTTTGGTGGAGGCCGGTTTTAGTGCCTTTGATTCCAATAATTTTAATGTGGCCCTGAATTTTTTGGAAAGAGCGCGCGCTTTGGGATGCAAAGACGGACTCGTTATGTTCAAACTCGCCAATTATAAGGAGTTGCAGGGGGATCCACAGGAAGCAATTTGTCTCTTGAAAGAAGCAGAACCTCTTTTGCGAAACCGTTATGCCAAAAATCCTGCCACCCAATCGCTTGCCGAACATTTGGGAGGACTCTATTATCAGACAGGTCAATATGATCTGGCCCTTCCCCAATATCTGGAAGCGATACGCTTCGGCGGAGAAAATTTTTTAAGGCTTTACCTTGTGGGACAAATGTACCGGATGAAAAAATCGCCCAAGGAGGCCATTGCCTATTTTGAAAAAGCGGTGAAGTTTGATCCTCCGCCCACAATACCCCAGATTAAAATTTTGGCGCAAATTGAATTGATGAAACTTTATTACGACAACAAAGAAGAAGACAAGGCACTGCAAATGGTCAATCTGGTTTTGACCCAAGACCCGCAAAATCAAACCGCCCTCTCCTACCAAACCAACATCTCCGCGCGCAAAACAAAAGCCAAAGAGCGCGAAATCCTAAAAAACGTCATTGATCATCAATAA
- the rpsB gene encoding 30S ribosomal protein S2, with product MSTAVSVQELLEAGAHFGHQVSRWNPRMRPYIFSIKGGIHILDLEQTANGLKKACHFVAETVALGNQVLFVGTKKQARVCIETEAKRTGQFYVINRWLGGMLTNFKTIKASIDRMEALEKQAASPDFEKFTKKERLTIEREIAKLDHILGGIKTMQRLPGCVFIIDPKNEEIAKKEARRLKIPVVAMVDTNCDPEGIDYVIPANDDAIRSIQIITKAIADSCEEGLRKREAALAKEQNRPEGEEKPTAFVTEREIKTQAKAYVHG from the coding sequence ATGTCTACAGCAGTCTCGGTGCAGGAACTCTTGGAAGCAGGAGCCCACTTCGGTCATCAAGTCAGTCGTTGGAATCCCAGAATGCGTCCCTATATTTTTTCGATCAAGGGCGGCATTCATATTCTGGATTTGGAACAAACAGCCAATGGTTTGAAAAAAGCGTGTCACTTCGTAGCCGAAACGGTTGCGTTGGGGAATCAGGTACTTTTTGTCGGAACCAAAAAACAGGCGCGTGTTTGCATTGAAACAGAAGCAAAAAGAACAGGCCAGTTTTATGTGATCAATCGCTGGCTCGGCGGCATGCTCACCAATTTCAAAACAATCAAAGCCTCGATCGACCGCATGGAAGCCCTTGAAAAACAGGCGGCCTCTCCCGATTTCGAAAAATTCACAAAGAAAGAACGTCTCACCATTGAAAGAGAAATTGCCAAATTGGATCATATTCTGGGTGGAATCAAAACCATGCAACGCCTTCCCGGTTGCGTGTTCATCATCGATCCAAAAAATGAGGAGATTGCCAAAAAAGAGGCGCGTCGTTTGAAAATTCCGGTGGTTGCAATGGTCGACACCAATTGTGATCCGGAAGGGATTGACTACGTCATCCCTGCCAATGACGACGCCATCCGCTCCATTCAAATTATTACAAAAGCCATCGCCGATTCGTGCGAAGAGGGTTTGCGCAAAAGAGAAGCCGCTCTCGCGAAAGAACAGAATCGCCCTGAGGGGGAAGAAAAACCAACAGCTTTTGTCACCGAGCGTGAAATAAAAACCCAAGCCAAAGCCTACGTACACGGATAA
- a CDS encoding elongation factor Ts yields MNITPSAVKELREKTNAGMMDCKKALEHAKGNMEQAIEVLRKKGLAVAQQKASRQASEGILGNYYDESGKLGCLVEVNCETDFVVKTDDFQNFVSKLTGVIRQKPFENLEALLGTSFNGKDTVKESVTGLIAKIGENMQVKRFTRWETKTDAEKIGFYLHAGSKIGVLVLLTDPSGALTTDTAKEIAMHVAAMSPRYLKREEVPAEVVAKEKEIQSATLDFKKPPEIQEKILAGKLNKFYGETCLEEQVFVKDPEGKKSVKEWLKLKAPTAKIEKFVRLQVGA; encoded by the coding sequence ATGAACATCACACCCAGTGCGGTCAAAGAACTGCGCGAAAAAACCAATGCCGGAATGATGGATTGCAAAAAAGCTCTCGAACATGCCAAGGGAAATATGGAGCAGGCCATCGAAGTGTTACGCAAAAAAGGTCTGGCAGTGGCCCAGCAAAAAGCATCGCGCCAGGCGAGCGAGGGAATTCTTGGAAATTATTATGATGAATCAGGGAAGCTTGGCTGTCTGGTGGAAGTTAATTGCGAAACCGATTTCGTCGTTAAAACCGATGATTTCCAAAATTTTGTTTCCAAACTGACGGGTGTCATTCGTCAAAAACCTTTTGAAAATTTGGAAGCACTGCTTGGCACTTCGTTTAATGGAAAAGATACTGTCAAAGAATCCGTAACGGGTCTCATTGCGAAGATTGGCGAGAATATGCAGGTCAAGCGTTTTACGCGCTGGGAAACAAAAACAGACGCGGAGAAAATTGGTTTTTATCTCCACGCGGGTTCCAAAATTGGCGTGCTGGTTTTGCTCACCGACCCCTCGGGTGCATTAACAACTGATACCGCGAAGGAAATTGCCATGCATGTGGCGGCAATGAGTCCTCGTTATCTTAAACGCGAAGAAGTACCGGCAGAAGTGGTGGCCAAAGAAAAAGAAATTCAAAGCGCCACTCTTGATTTCAAAAAACCTCCTGAGATTCAGGAAAAGATCCTTGCGGGAAAATTGAACAAATTTTATGGTGAGACCTGTTTGGAAGAACAAGTTTTTGTAAAAGACCCGGAAGGAAAGAAGAGCGTTAAAGAGTGGCTGAAGCTGAAAGCCCCAACAGCAAAAATAGAAAAATTTGTCCGATTGCAAGTTGGGGCTTAG
- a CDS encoding UMP kinase translates to MAKSKYKRVLVKLSGELLMDPKVRFGLSLPIIQNLAKEIKDVQSLGVEIAIVIGGGNIFRGLSAQAQSMDRATADYMGMLATVINSMALQDALEKEGVFTRVLSAIEMQQVAEPYIRRRAIRHLEKKRIIIFAGGTGNPYFSTDTAASLRAREVQAEVILKGTKVEGVYDADPEKNPKAKLFKSLTYIDVLKKSLRVMDATAVSMCMDGNIPIVVFNMFKHGNLKKVLLGEPLGTRVFSKTR, encoded by the coding sequence ATGGCAAAATCAAAATATAAACGGGTGCTTGTAAAGTTAAGCGGCGAATTATTGATGGACCCAAAAGTCCGTTTTGGTCTGAGCCTTCCCATTATTCAAAACCTCGCGAAAGAAATTAAAGATGTTCAGAGTCTGGGTGTGGAAATCGCCATCGTGATCGGTGGTGGAAATATTTTCAGGGGACTTTCCGCTCAAGCCCAATCCATGGACCGCGCCACGGCAGACTACATGGGAATGCTGGCCACCGTTATCAACAGCATGGCCCTGCAAGATGCTTTGGAAAAAGAGGGCGTCTTCACCCGTGTTCTTTCCGCGATTGAAATGCAACAAGTGGCGGAACCCTACATTCGCAGGCGCGCGATCAGGCATTTGGAAAAAAAGAGAATCATTATTTTCGCGGGCGGGACAGGCAATCCCTATTTTTCCACCGACACGGCCGCTTCTTTGAGAGCTAGGGAAGTTCAAGCGGAAGTCATTTTGAAGGGCACAAAAGTGGAGGGAGTTTATGATGCAGACCCTGAAAAAAACCCCAAGGCAAAACTTTTTAAATCATTGACTTATATAGATGTTTTAAAGAAAAGCTTGAGGGTAATGGATGCCACCGCCGTCTCGATGTGTATGGATGGAAACATTCCCATCGTTGTTTTTAACATGTTTAAACATGGCAATCTCAAAAAGGTTCTTTTGGGAGAGCCATTAGGGACAAGAGTTTTTTCAAAAACTCGTTAA
- the frr gene encoding ribosome recycling factor, with protein sequence MMENIIKETQVHMEKALTLFKQELGKVRAGRASLSILDDVKVDYYGTLTPLNQVATLNIPEPRMITIAPWESKIISEIEKAIQKASLGLNPSNDGKIVRLSIPPLNEERRKDLVKIVKKHAEECRVALRLVRRDSNEHLKAKELSEDELKKGQERVQKMTDEYVQKVDQLVQHKEKDIMSV encoded by the coding sequence ATTATGGAAAATATTATTAAAGAAACACAAGTACACATGGAAAAGGCGTTGACTCTCTTCAAACAGGAACTGGGCAAAGTACGCGCCGGCAGAGCCTCTCTTAGTATTCTCGATGACGTGAAAGTCGATTATTATGGAACTCTGACACCGTTAAATCAGGTGGCAACTCTCAACATTCCGGAGCCCAGAATGATTACGATCGCTCCGTGGGAATCAAAAATTATTTCCGAAATTGAAAAGGCGATCCAGAAAGCCAGTTTGGGACTGAATCCCTCCAACGATGGAAAAATTGTGCGGCTCAGCATTCCACCCCTTAATGAAGAACGCCGCAAAGATTTGGTGAAGATCGTCAAAAAACACGCGGAAGAGTGTCGCGTGGCGCTTCGTTTGGTGCGCCGTGATTCCAACGAACATTTAAAAGCGAAAGAGCTGTCCGAAGACGAACTCAAAAAGGGACAAGAACGGGTTCAAAAAATGACCGATGAATATGTGCAAAAGGTCGATCAACTTGTTCAGCACAAAGAAAAAGATATCATGTCGGTTTAA
- a CDS encoding isoprenyl transferase, with product MCKRSINLFSTKKKISCRFKMLPKHIAIIMDGNGRWAKSQGLPRFEGHRKGVETVDDIVSAVRELKIPYLTLYAFSDENWRRPPDEVEMLMLLLEEFLKLKQSKMLKNGIRLQTIGDIERLPASTQKTLAETIELTKNGKELNLILALSYGARNELVRGINRCLKENKEQNEVTEETFSKYLDTKNFPDPDLLIRTSGEHRLSNFLLWQLAYTELYFTKTMWPDFNPSELAKALEEYSKRERRFGKTSEQL from the coding sequence ATGTGCAAAAGGTCGATCAACTTGTTCAGCACAAAGAAAAAGATATCATGTCGGTTTAAGATGCTTCCCAAACATATCGCAATCATCATGGATGGAAATGGGCGTTGGGCCAAGTCGCAGGGTCTGCCGCGTTTTGAAGGACACCGCAAAGGCGTTGAAACGGTGGATGATATTGTCTCTGCCGTTCGGGAATTAAAAATTCCCTATCTGACTCTCTACGCTTTCTCGGATGAAAATTGGCGCCGCCCGCCCGATGAAGTTGAAATGCTGATGCTTCTGCTCGAAGAATTCCTCAAATTAAAACAATCGAAGATGCTGAAAAATGGAATTCGTCTTCAGACGATTGGGGACATTGAACGACTTCCCGCGAGCACTCAAAAAACTTTGGCTGAAACGATAGAACTGACAAAAAATGGAAAAGAGCTCAATTTAATTCTGGCCCTAAGTTATGGCGCCAGAAATGAACTCGTGCGAGGGATCAATCGTTGTTTGAAAGAAAACAAAGAACAAAATGAAGTGACAGAAGAAACATTTTCAAAATATTTGGACACCAAAAATTTTCCTGATCCTGATTTATTGATTCGAACCAGCGGCGAACATCGTCTCAGCAATTTTCTTTTGTGGCAATTGGCGTACACTGAGTTATATTTCACCAAAACAATGTGGCCCGATTTTAATCCCTCAGAATTAGCAAAAGCTCTGGAAGAATATTCCAAAAGAGAACGCCGTTTTGGAAAAACGAGTGAACAACTTTAA
- a CDS encoding phosphatidate cytidylyltransferase has product MLRLISTIILSALVLATVWFLPLFPFQIVILVATGVGLWEYASLIFQNKGPRFFTLFLGLVFASLMTWFPSREILLIGLLSIVFATFLWGMKNRSPLDMGAVILGVCYLALTLPFWSWLKGLGKEWVLLVLLPACLTDTFGFLVGKSIGRHKLAEVISPNKTWEGFFGGLCGGVFGLWLATQLFFQGRIYFWNQSWWHLIIIGASISIVAALGDLFESLIKRSAGVKDASHLIPGHGGALDRLDALIFVPSFFYFLLWYTGAP; this is encoded by the coding sequence ATGCTTCGACTTATTTCGACGATTATTTTGTCCGCGCTTGTTTTAGCCACCGTCTGGTTTCTCCCTCTTTTTCCTTTTCAAATCGTTATTCTTGTCGCAACGGGCGTGGGGCTTTGGGAATATGCGAGTCTCATTTTTCAAAATAAGGGGCCCCGTTTTTTCACACTTTTTCTGGGACTTGTTTTTGCCTCGCTAATGACGTGGTTTCCCTCCAGAGAAATTCTTCTTATAGGTCTCCTCTCAATTGTTTTTGCCACGTTTCTTTGGGGCATGAAAAATCGGTCTCCTCTGGATATGGGGGCGGTCATTTTGGGTGTCTGCTATCTGGCGCTCACACTTCCTTTTTGGAGTTGGCTCAAAGGGTTGGGAAAAGAATGGGTCCTGCTGGTTCTGTTGCCCGCCTGTTTGACGGACACATTTGGTTTTCTGGTCGGGAAATCGATAGGCCGTCATAAACTGGCAGAGGTCATCAGTCCGAATAAAACGTGGGAAGGATTTTTTGGAGGACTGTGCGGCGGCGTTTTTGGTTTGTGGTTGGCCACGCAACTTTTTTTTCAGGGCAGAATATATTTCTGGAATCAGAGTTGGTGGCATCTCATTATTATCGGAGCTTCCATCAGCATTGTGGCCGCACTGGGAGACCTCTTTGAGTCGCTGATTAAAAGAAGTGCTGGAGTGAAAGATGCAAGTCATTTAATTCCGGGACACGGCGGAGCACTGGATCGCCTCGACGCCTTAATTTTTGTTCCCTCTTTCTTTTATTTCCTTCTCTGGTATACAGGCGCCCCATGA
- a CDS encoding 1-deoxy-D-xylulose-5-phosphate reductoisomerase, with product MKKVVILGSTGSIGTNTLDVIRQHPDKFKVLGLVAGTNIKKLAEQVEAFQPEWVVVREKGTAEALADRLKDHMFGKIGWGEEDILRLATLPEADIVLSAIVGTAGLKPTYAALKAGKTVALANKESLVAAGKVMTDCVETYHGRLLPVDSEHSAIHQVLEGKAEEVLRIILTASGGPFRNLPLQDLLNVTVESALKHPNWSMGEKITVDSATLMNKGLEVIEAHWLFSLPPEKITVKVHPQSIVHSLVEYIDGSVLAQLGPPDMRVPIAYALSYPERISTDVRPLNLITSSPLTFEEPDTKRFPCLSLARQALEMGQTCPCVLNAANEVAVASFLKRRISFIGIPRLVEEVLNQHQPTPLNSLDDVLAADQWGRETAEVLVNKL from the coding sequence ATGAAAAAAGTCGTCATTCTTGGCTCCACGGGATCTATCGGCACCAATACTTTGGATGTCATCCGCCAGCACCCGGACAAATTTAAGGTCTTAGGTTTGGTCGCGGGGACAAACATTAAAAAATTGGCGGAACAGGTGGAAGCATTTCAACCCGAATGGGTTGTTGTGCGCGAGAAGGGAACCGCGGAAGCTTTGGCAGACAGACTCAAAGACCACATGTTCGGTAAAATTGGCTGGGGAGAAGAAGATATCCTAAGACTTGCGACTCTTCCCGAGGCCGATATTGTTTTATCAGCCATCGTTGGCACAGCCGGTTTGAAACCAACTTACGCCGCGTTGAAAGCGGGCAAAACGGTGGCCCTTGCCAATAAAGAATCACTGGTCGCGGCCGGAAAAGTCATGACCGACTGCGTGGAAACCTATCACGGCCGTCTTCTTCCGGTAGATAGCGAACACAGCGCCATTCATCAGGTGTTGGAAGGAAAAGCAGAGGAAGTTTTGCGAATTATTTTGACGGCTTCCGGTGGACCGTTTCGCAATCTCCCGTTACAGGACTTGTTAAATGTGACCGTGGAGTCGGCTTTGAAACATCCGAATTGGAGCATGGGCGAAAAAATTACGGTCGATTCCGCCACGTTAATGAACAAAGGATTGGAAGTGATCGAGGCACACTGGCTTTTTTCTCTTCCTCCTGAAAAAATTACGGTGAAAGTTCATCCGCAAAGCATTGTTCATTCACTTGTGGAATATATTGATGGCTCGGTACTGGCACAACTAGGCCCTCCGGATATGCGCGTTCCGATTGCCTATGCCTTGTCCTATCCGGAACGAATTTCCACCGATGTAAGACCTCTTAATTTGATCACGAGTTCTCCTTTAACTTTTGAAGAGCCCGACACGAAGCGCTTTCCCTGTTTGAGTTTGGCAAGACAAGCGTTGGAGATGGGACAAACCTGTCCTTGTGTTTTGAACGCGGCGAATGAAGTGGCCGTTGCCTCTTTTTTAAAACGCCGCATCTCTTTTATTGGAATTCCTCGACTCGTGGAAGAGGTACTCAATCAACATCAACCCACACCTTTAAATTCTCTGGACGATGTTTTGGCTGCTGATCAGTGGGGAAGAGAAACCGCCGAGGTCCTCGTCAACAAACTTTAA